A window of Pyrus communis chromosome 3, drPyrComm1.1, whole genome shotgun sequence genomic DNA:
TCGTAATCATAACGAATCTTGGAAATTCTGGTGAAGAGGCCGAAAAACACGTGAATTGAGGTTGCACAATTGTGTGTAAAGATGAAGTTTATGACGAAGAGACGTTTTAGTGTCTGCACGCCTTGAGCGTGAGGGTACGCATTATTGAAGATGGACAGTCGTGATAAGAAGCTGCCACGTGTCAAGAAAACTAACAGAGGTGATAGGTTGTGCTTAATAGATGTGTCTAGGTGGTTGGAGTATTCAAGGCTTGCAATGTTCTCTGGTTTTTCTAAAAGGAATATGCTAAAGGTTTATTTTTTGGCAATGAATCACTTCTTCAAGGTTAAGGCTCGGCCAAGAATTGTAGGTCGAAGACCTTAGAAGCGAAGGaccaatgtttgggcccaaaataatattttaggcTGAGTTGAGAGTTGTTTTCGGCCTAGTAACATTCATCTAGAATCTTGTCATAAGTTGTCCAGTCAAGGTCGGTTGAATCTTGTTGCGAGGAGGATTGGTTTAGATAAGGATAAAGTAGTCGACCCCTAGTACAACAATGAGTCTTAAAGTTGAAGATGCTTAGAATTAGGGGATGAATCTAGTTCATTAAGGAacttggttcaaagtcctatagGGTTAAGATTGGCCGAAACATGATTAGATTGGGTTGAGGAGTTCTAATTCAAGTACATTTTTAGTTCGGCCATGAGGTGGGTTCGCTGCTATAAATAAAGAAGAGAGTCCATCATTCAAGTCCCCtttaaatcaacacacaaattgccctgcgtAAAGTTTCTCAACAACCTTATACATTTTTTCCTCTTCCCTTTTCTTctagccaacacatcttcaatttggatagatggcactatgaaggcaaccagcaacatcttcagtttggataaacagcattggagctgtagaatcagccggccgatgagcaccttcagtttggataaacaacactgcttcgAGACTGACTGGTTGTTTATCCAAGTCCTAGTGAACAAGGATTTctgagtccttgttggtagaggtcatttCATCAGCCTTAtcagcgaagtgaggtgttaccaagtTATTAGGATCGGCATATTGAAAGCtgagttttattttatgattataTATTCACAAGTACATTTTAGAGTTCGGATCTCTAACGGCCGAACCTTATTTACCATCGAGACATTTATCCCTTTCGAGTACTTAAGTCCGTACAGTTTGGTGTCAGTTCAGCATACTTATACTCTCATGAATATAATTATCGAGACCAAACTCGAcgtcgacgatttgtgaacttcgaagaactagcaaccttgtctttaggctctaTAACCTAAAGGTCGAGATGTGTTCCTTGCTCGGCcgtagtcgcaagatcaagaagtcagcagcgcgctcaatgccacatcaacatattttattcCTTGGACGAACTTGGCCAATGAGTTGGCATGTCCAGCACACAACAAcgaaggacatagttagcttattaattactcggcttGTGCgtcacgtaggcttggtagtttttagggtcaacaactatgctttaagaataatcagATATATAATAAAGTAATTAAGCGGTTAATAAActgtatttttaaaaatgttgtagaGTATGAAAAGTTGTGTAAATATGTTTGGTAAAATTTTAATGTAAGTAAAATATCTgtagataatgataaaaatgaaCATATTAAGAGGGAACTTGCGACTACCATGGTGGTAGTGGCAAAGGCAATGGTGGGagtatggtggtggtggtggtggtggtggtggtggtagtggtgtcATTGGAGGTGGATGTGGCAACACTAGTGGTGGTGATACAGGTGACTATGTAAGGCTGGTGGTTGTAGTTGTAGGTGAAGGCAATGTTGACTGCAACGTGGCAGTGGGGGTGACAGTGGTGATGATACAATTACgggctatggtggtggtggcaataACGGGGTCTGGTGGTTGGGTGCAAAAGTAACAATATTGGTAGGAACAACGGTTGTGGTTATGGTGCAGTGGTGACAATTATAGCAATGGTGGCAATAACGAGGGTGGTTGCAATGGTAATGGTGGAGATTGTTGTTTGGTTGTGGTTGTGCTGCCCATGGTGACAATTGAGGCAACAGAAACGGCGACAACGATGGTGGTGGTAATAGCAGTGTTGGTGTAAGGTTTGTGTTTGAGTTTGTGGTTGAAGTGGTAGGTAAGAGCAATTACTTTGTTTCTAGGATAAAATGTGTGTAGAAGGACAAATaacgttattttttttttaactaataaaGGTATtaccactattctaaaaatccccgttTAGGCGCTAGGCAGTTAGTCACCACCCCGATTAATGCTtaaacgtttgaaaattaaaaaatggtgcCTAGACCTGTTGAGGCGCACGCCTAAACCTGCTGAGGCGCCCGTCTAGAccacctaggcacccgcctagcccgCCCAAACTAGCCTCGATTGCAACTTACTTaaacaaaatagaaaacttttattttgcattttattgttttcattatattccaatacttcataatgtatatgtcattctattttatagtttatgataaaattatatatattttaagtatagacacacacttatttacacgaaatataatacatttactTAAATTTGCCTAGTCTGCCTAAGCGCTAGGCCCCAGTCCCCCTCCCGACTAGAGCCGCCACGTCTTTTAGAACCAggaattgaaaatataaatttttttttttttaaaacaaacgatattatctacactaaaagggaGAGGTGGAGGagtaggctaagcctcacaatgagtttgCAATAATGTGTGTTATGgtgaacaacaacaaaaaaaactcaaaaagcaGCCGATAACCTAAATACAAGCCCaacaacaaataagaaaatacaataaaaagaCCCAAAAGTGACCAGctgaacaacaacaaaaaaataccaaaactGGAATGGAAACCAGCAGCCACCAGATGCGCCTCCATCGTAAGGCCGCCATCACCAAAAGAATGAACCAACAAAACAACTAGATCAACGGAAAATTAGGGGGTGAGTGAGCCACCTGCGCAGTGAGTGCTCCTATAATCCTACCAAATAGTGTTAAAGGCACTTAAACAACCGCCTAACACTTAAGGAGAAGCACATAGGCCGAGTAGCAGGGCGGTGATTAAGGATGTGCAATGGAAAGGAGTAACGGAGCAAGAAAGGGTCATAAAAGTCCAGATTTGAGACATGCTCAGGGGAATTGAGACAAAGTTCAAAGAACGAAGCTCAAGGAAAGCCAAAACAAAGACCAAAAGAGAGAAAAGTGCAGAAGGCGAATGGGTGAAGAATGGGGAAGAGGAAAGATGCAGAGGgtggaaaagaaaagggaagaggGAGGATGACTAGAAGAAAGTGGGAGTCAGGCTGTCGCCGACCTCAAACCGAAGCAAGGAACGGTGGCTACGGAGGCCTTCAGATCTGGTTGTGCTTCTTCTGAGTTCATAGAAAGAAGCTAGAGAGAGAAcctgaaaaacaaacaaaccaacACCAAGGTTTTTCCTCATAAGTATCTGAGAATGCTTTCTCCCCTTCAAAGACAATATCCAAAGACAGGCCCTTTATTACTACTACCAAACAACACGTGAATAGCTTGTTATCTCAAAAACCCCACTTCTCCCGTCACTTGAGTCAAGATCGGGGCTTGTGATTTCTAAGTTGTTGGGCACACAGAATGCAATAGATTCTAAATGTTATCGATTCACAAACAAATTCAATCTTGAATATTTATCAATgtctttaataaaataattagcaagattctaaaaaacgctaggcgctagacAGGTGAGcagcgcctaggcggatttaggtaaatttcttgtatatcttgtaaataagtgcatattgacacttacaaaaaagtATACATGTATGAAATCTatagataaaataataaaaaaatgataaaatgccAAAAGAGTATCCAataagtccaaaatttaaaaacacatgtacaacaagttcacaatttaaaacaacataaaatggaaaataggaggaaaataaggaaatttatTAATGTAAGATACTTATCTTTAGCTTCTCGGAATTTAAGTTGATACACAACACACCTattctataaaattaacaaaatttcaaggtatAATTTGAACTTAGACTTTAAACAAATttcacaaccaaaaaaaaaatatatatatgaaaccaCCCTGCCACCTAGCACCGCCTAGAGCCACCCTGATTTTTCCAGCCGTTTTGCACAAAATCACCTCGGTTCCAAggcgcctagcacctaggcggccgcctagggcgttttttagaacagtgataaTTAGTGATTCATTTGAAAGAGCTAGAGAGATAGCAGCATAATGAAAATGCTTCTCTGATCTGGACAacattttgtttctcaaaatAATTCGTGTTTGAGCATGCtgaatgtgtttaaatatattaaaggaAAAACTACATCGCATTTGGAATCATTACTTACAATGGTGATGATACAATTATGGactatggtggtggtggcaataATGGGGTCTGGTGGTTAGGGTGCAAAAGTAACAATATTGGTAGGAACAACGGTTGTGGTTATGGTGCAGTGGTGACAATTATAGCAATGGTGGCAGTAACGAGGGTGGTTGCAATGGTGATGGTGGAGATTGTTGTTTGGTTATGGTTGTGCTGCCAATGGTGACAATTGAGGCGACAGAAACGGCGATAATGATGGTGGTGGTAATAGCAGTGTTGGTGTAAGGTTTGTGTTTGAGTTTGTGGTTGTAGTGGTAGGTAGGAGCAATTACTTTGTTTCTAGGATAAAATGTGTGTAGAAGGACAAATAAcgttatttttttaaactaataaaggtattaccactattctaaaaatccccgcttAGGCGCTAGGCAATTAGTCACCACCCCGATTAATGCttagacatttgaaaattaaaaaatggtgcCTAGACCTGTTAAGGCGCACGCCTAAACCTACTGAGGCGCCCGTCTAGATCACCTAGGCACTCGCCTAGCTCGCCCAAATCAGCCTCGGTTGCAACtcactaaaacaaaacagaaaacttttattttgcattttattgttttcattatgttccaatacttcataatgtatatgtcattctattttgtagtttatgataaaattatatatattttaagtatagacacacacttatttacacgaaatataatacatttactTAAATTTGCCTAGTCTGCCTAAGCGCTGGGCCCCAGTCCCCctcccgactagcgcctaacatcttttagaaccaggaattgaaaatattcaatttcttttttttttttaaacaaacgatattatctacactaaaagggaGAGGTGGAGGagtaggctaagcctcacaatgagttagcaataatgtgtgtTATGgtgaacaacaacaaaaaaactcaaaaggCAACCGATAACCTAAATACAAGCCCAACAATAGATAAGAAAATACAATAGAAAGACCCAAAAGTGACCAGctgaacaacaacaaaaaaataccaaaactaGAATGGAAACCAGATGTGCCTCGATCGCAAGGCCGCCATCACCAAAAGAATGAACCAACAAAACAACTAGATCAACGGAAAATTAGGGGGTGAGTGAGCCACCTGCGCAGTGAGCGCAAGAAAAAGTCATGAAAGTCCAGATTTGAGACATGCTCAGGGGAATTGAGACAAAGTTCAAAGAACGAAACTCAAGGAAAGCCAAAACAAAGGCCAAAAGAGAGAAAAGTGCAGAGGGTGGATGGGTGAAGAATGGGGAAGAGGAAAGATGCAGAGGgtggaaaagaaaagggaagaaagaGGATGACTAGAAGAAAGTGGGAGTCAGGCTGCCGCCGACCCCAAACCGGAGCAAGGAGTGGTGGCTACGGAGGCATTCAGATCTGGTTGTGCTTCTTTTGAGTTCATAGAACGAAGCTAGAGAAAGAAcctgaaaaacaaacaaaccaacACCAAGGCTTTTCCTCgtaagcatatgagaatgctttCTCCCCTTCAAGACGGTATCCAAAGATAGGCCCTTTATTACTATTACCAAACAACACGTGAATAGCTTGTTATCTCAAAAACCCCACTTCTCCCGTCACTTGAGTTAAGATCCGGGCTTGTGGTTTCTAAGTTGTTGGGCACGCAGAATGCAATAGTTTCTAAATGTTATCGATTCACAAACAAATTCAATCCTGAATATTTATCAATgtctttaataaaataattagcaaaattctaaaaaaatgctaggcgctagtcgggtgggcggcgcctaggcggatttaggtaaatttcttgtatatcttataaataagtgcatattgacacttacaaaaaaattatacttgtatgaaatccatagataagataataaaaaaatgataaaatgccAAAAGAGTATCCAATAAgtccaaattttaaaaacacatgtacaacaagttcacaatttaaaacaacataaaatagaaaataggaggaaaatagGGAAATTTATTAATGAAGATACTTATCTTTAGCATCCTGGAATTTAAGTTGATACACAACACACCTATTCTATAAAATTAACAGAATTTCGAAGTATAATTAGAACTTAGACTTTAAACAAATTtcacaacccaaaaaaaataaaaataaaaaggccaGCCAACCACCCAGCACCGCCTAGAGCCACCCTGATTTTTTCAACCGTTTTGCACAAAATCACCTCGGTTCCAAGGCGCCTAGGGctttttttagaacaatgataATTAGTGATTCATTTGAAAGAGCTAGAGAGACAGCAGCATAATGAAAATGCTTCTCTGATCTGGAACATTTGTTTCTCAAAAGAATTCGTGTTCGAGCATGCTGAATGTGTTTAAATATcttaaagaaaaaactacatCGCATTTGGAATCATTACTTACAATGACTCGACGGCAAAGATTAGGTTATCATGAAACAAACAATACAAACTCTTTAAGATCCATTGACGGATCTTATTATTTTTCCCCATACTCAAAAAGTCAAGAAGAATGTAGTATGGTGACTAGGAAAGAAACCATGGCTGCAAAATCAGCGGTAAAGACTTTCGGATCTGAGGTTCTCAGCAATCTCGGTCTCCCAACGGTCTCCATTCTCCAGCAGCTTTTCCTTGTCGTAAAGAAGCTCCTGCAACAAAGGCAGAAAGAAATGCTTGGATCAGTTGTTGTCCAAAGTGACAAAAATAGAAATGAAAACATAGAATTAGTTGCAATGAGTAAATAGAAAGGATGCTCCTTAACCTCATGAGTCTCTGTTGAGAATTCGAAGTTTGGCCCTTCGACAATGGCATCAACAGGACATGCCTCTTGACAGAATCCACAGTAGATGCACTTTGTCATATCAATGTCGTACCTGAAAGACTAGATAAATGTGAGGAGAAGATTGAGACGGAAAGGAACGGTGCGGGGAGGGGCAAAAAGGAGAATGATTCTTTACCTAGTTGTCCTACGGCTACCATCTTCTCGTTCCTCAGCTTCAATTGTAATTGCTTGTGCAGGACAGATCTGAGAAAAAAACAACTGCTTTGTAAGTTAAAATGAATATTCAGCTGCGCAAACATTATCACATAGGACATGAACGTAGCCTGTTAACAATTTGCACAGTGAAATGATTCTTCAAATTCTACATGAGATTGAATCATATCCGAAGCAGAAAGTGCAGAAAGCACACAATGTATAGAGATACAAGTATGAAAACATAATGATTTGATATCTTACATGCACACATAAAAAGTATATACTAATATGAAAAGCAAGTAGGGCATAAATGAGGCACAGCTGCCAAACAAAGCAACAGACTCAATATAGTTTTCCGAATGTGGCCAGTAGGCAGCATTGTCTGGCCTCTAAGCTCTAGTTATTGCGCACAATGCCAAAAGCAGCTCATGGATATCCACAGAAATAAACACCAACACAGAAACATGTACACTGATGCCagatatacaaaaataaaataaaataaaaaataaaaatcttgaaTTTTCTAAACAGTTTTAGCAGGCAAGAGTTTTCATTGTCAAATCCTAAATTTATAAGTTGTCTTAAATTCATATGCGAAAATCTAGAATACCAAAAGAAAGGTTTCAACTCTTACAGCTTCACAAAGCTTGCAAGCAATGCAACGCTCTTCTCCCGTAGGATATCGCCTTAGGGCATGTTCACCACGAAAACGAGGGCTCAAAGGGCCCTTCTCAAAAGGATAATTGATCtgcaaaaataaaagataggtGTCATAATTcaccaggaaaaaaaaatgaaaaacaaacttGGCAATGTGTGTTCAATGATACTTACAGTaacttttttctcaaaaaagtaCTTGAGCGTAAGCATCAGACCTCGAACCATTTCAGTGAGGAATAATGTGTTTATGCTTCGATCAAAAACTGCAGTAATTAGCAAAATGAGGCTATTATTTCAGACAGCAGAAACATAATGTAACACCAGATTAAGAACAAACataatggtatttttctcttGAGAGGACGGTAGATTACCAGAACTCCAATCCTTGGAGATCTCCTTTGCGAGTTGCTCTCTTTCCTCATCCTCTGAAATTGGCATAAGAAATAAgtacaaattctaaaaaataaaatcacaacATGGTAAATCACCTAATACAGCATGATATTGAACACCACATGAACCGCAGAACATGAACCTTTTATAGTGGAGAAGTGTTGTGAAGTGGATCGCAGTCCATAGTAGGAAGAACCCTGCAATGCTTGCCCTGGTACAGCCTAAACACAAACCAAACAATAGACCGGATAAATCTGGTAACGTCCAATAGCTAAAAAAGAATATGATACAGGTATATATAAACCCAAGGGTTCTAATAAAGCTCTCCCAATAATTATGCTGAAATGAAATTTAATAgatgaaaaatggaaaaaactTAGTTTAGACTTAATAGATTTCATTTGAAAGTTGAGAAACAGAATATAGATGAACTAATTGAAGGAGTGAACCTAAGATAAGAATCTGTGTCGAAGTGTATGCTAAACAATTAGCACATCAAAGATACTGATGGTGACAAAGTATGATACTTAATTCATTTATTGGAAGAAGCAGAAATCAAGTTCTTTTTTCTTGTGAAAAGGATATGAATAtgttaaagaaacaaaaaagagaaacaAGGAGGGTGGTCACGAAGACCAAGCTTGCCCAACAAAACACAGCAAACAGAAAACCACCATCAACTCAAACAAAACTAGGAAATATAACTAGTTTGTTTAATCAAATATAATTGATTTGCAGAACTGATGCTCAGGAATTTGTGTGTAGTTCCAATGCCAAAGAACTCCGAAAAAACCATCAGTGGGTTTGATTTGAAGAACTGATGCTGAGGAATGAGGTTATTCTAAGTTTTGTAGATATCCAAAACCCATAAAATGGAAGTTTTGTTAACCCAAGGAAGAGCTGGGTTTTCTAAACCCATTCTCTGCTTTTGACattcaaaaaatcaaaatgattaCCTTAAGTATTTGCTTCTGAACAGTAAAATTCAATCTATGTCCTAATCAACATTTCCAAATACTTTCTGACGCCCATCTCATGGAATAAATTCCTAAAACCCCATTCTGAGAAGCAAACACACTCTAAATCTCAATAACCCAGAATTCCCCTATCTCTTTTCACTTGCCCCACAATCCCCCTAATTCTCAGAGCAAATGACATTGCAAGGCATACTCaattcttccattttttatGCATTCCATTACCCGTAATTATACACCTCCATGTGAAAAAATAAGGTCAATAACACCACTCGAAATCCTCTTTCCCATATGAAAACAATGAGGTTAACAACACCAATCTAAAGCTCACAACACATATAGCATTCAGAGAGCAATAATTGTTCCAAAACTACATCAATTCTCAACGAAATTCGATTCCAACCCTCTTTATAACTATTCGGTATTAAAACTTAGCTATTCAGAGTTCAAACTTTACAACTATcaatacaataaaaataaaaaaaaagattttataATCGATATAATTTAAGAACAAAACCAGCTCAGTTTTTCTCAAACAAATCGATTAACGACACAATGCTCCTGATCCAAGAAATTTGGAAGGAGTAAAATAGTTGAGAAATTTAACTTAGATATGTGCCCAAAAACGAACATCAAGATTGGAgcgttggatttttatttctcttggctaattttctcggaaaccaaacgGAGTATAAGAAAAGGGGAGTTAGGGCAGAGGATAAACTCACGAGCTGTCTGGCGCGGAGAGCCTGGAGAGATTTCCGAGCTAGGATCGCAGCCATTGCCGGTGACGGCTGAGTCGATGGGTCTTCTTCGACGCGACTGGGGTTCGATTTGGGGACGTTGGGAAGGAGCAGGCCAGTGCCGATCAGATGGAAATGGGAATTTGATGTCCGGGTTATGGTACCAAACGGTGCGTTTTGCAAGGGAATGAGCACTGTGCTCTGCGACCCGACCACTCAAGTAGTCCAATGAGGCGAGGGCAGAGAATAACTTGACCCGGCCCATCGGGCCAAATTTGGCCCAATACCGAAATTAGATGAAGAGCCCAAATCAAGAAAATGGTGCCTTGAGAAACGAGTAGGGTTGAAGCTCTCGGCTGCCTCTCTCTGCTTCCTCGACCTGCGGATTCGTTCAAACTCCATATCCTCCGAACAAGAAATGGCTTCCTTCTGCAGATCAGCTCTAATGGCGGGCTCAAGGTCCATAGCTCGCTCAAGAGCCCTCACCCAAACCTCCCTTAACTCCTTAAACCCCGCAGCCATGGCGTCCCCGTTTGCTTCCGCCACCAGAACAATTCCTTGCGCTACAAGGTACAGTCTTCTCAAATCCCTCCCACACATTCAATTT
This region includes:
- the LOC137728660 gene encoding NADH dehydrogenase [ubiquinone] iron-sulfur protein 8, mitochondrial translates to MAAILARKSLQALRARQLAVPGQALQGSSYYGLRSTSQHFSTIKEDEEREQLAKEISKDWSSVFDRSINTLFLTEMVRGLMLTLKYFFEKKVTINYPFEKGPLSPRFRGEHALRRYPTGEERCIACKLCEAICPAQAITIEAEEREDGSRRTTRYDIDMTKCIYCGFCQEACPVDAIVEGPNFEFSTETHEELLYDKEKLLENGDRWETEIAENLRSESLYR
- the LOC137729548 gene encoding protein NONRESPONDING TO OXYLIPINS 2, mitochondrial-like isoform X2, translating into MASFCRSALMAGSRSIARSRALTQTSLNSLNPAAMASPFASATRTIPCATRFVSVLGCMESMMPLHSAIASARLTSNIAVDSTCWSSLSLGLLDRS
- the LOC137729548 gene encoding protein NONRESPONDING TO OXYLIPINS 2, mitochondrial-like isoform X1, translating into MASFCRSALMAGSRSIARSRALTQTSLNSLNPAAMASPFASATRTIPCATRFVSVLGCMESMMPLHSAIASARLTSNIAVDSTCWSSLSLGLASPL